A window of the Desulfurellaceae bacterium genome harbors these coding sequences:
- a CDS encoding SMP-30/gluconolactonase/LRE family protein, with the protein MATIPTAAIEIFGSGVLRAEGVVVDKEGNVWGGGRRGQVYKVSPDGVVEQVAQLPDRAIPNGVTLDREGNFVYCDLRHRAVMRLSPQDGTVSLIADHAGDFPISIPNFASYDAEGNLYVSNSSSQEGS; encoded by the coding sequence ATGGCAACGATTCCTACCGCAGCGATCGAGATTTTTGGTTCCGGCGTGCTGCGCGCCGAAGGTGTGGTGGTGGATAAAGAGGGCAACGTCTGGGGCGGTGGTCGCCGCGGGCAGGTGTATAAAGTCAGTCCCGACGGGGTGGTCGAGCAGGTGGCCCAGCTGCCCGACCGGGCTATTCCGAACGGGGTGACGCTCGACCGCGAAGGCAATTTCGTGTACTGCGACCTGCGCCACAGGGCGGTCATGCGGCTGTCTCCCCAAGACGGCACGGTCTCCCTGATTGCCGACCACGCCGGGGACTTTCCGATCTCCATCCCCAACTTCGCCAGTTATGACGCCGAGGGCAATCTGTACGTCTCGAATTCCAGCTCGCAGGAGGGTAGCTAA
- a CDS encoding CoA transferase, with amino-acid sequence MENRTPLPRMLDDVTVLDFTQYLAGPTVTRLMAEMGAHIIKVEQAPTGDPSRALPFIKDGRSGYFVQQNRGKRSLCLDFAKPQSLDLLRSLIPTVDVVVENYGPGVLEKRSLDYAALKKIHPQIIMASISAFGRHSPLSHRVGYDLIAQAFSGIMHMTGEPSGPPQFVGLGMADVSSGVHAFAALGYALYYRDKTGVGQHIDLAMIDALYHMHEVNLQVHSLSDGAYVPERTGAHHPLVCPVGTFKGPQGWIVILVLDRQWENLCKAMGQPELINDPHFATGPDRATNQKALIAMIEAWLRSFADDAAALHVLEEYRVPSAPVMSIVDTVQHEYFTARDMVRTVPDPILGELTIPGFPLKYSEFPELPDLHAPLLGQHNATVLHDQLGYSPSQIAALEDAGVLHAGDT; translated from the coding sequence ATGGAAAACAGAACGCCACTGCCGCGTATGCTGGACGATGTCACCGTGCTCGACTTCACCCAGTACCTGGCCGGTCCGACGGTGACCCGACTGATGGCCGAAATGGGCGCCCATATTATCAAGGTCGAACAGGCGCCGACGGGCGATCCGTCGCGTGCCCTGCCGTTCATCAAAGATGGCCGCAGCGGGTATTTTGTCCAGCAGAATCGTGGCAAACGCAGCCTGTGTCTTGACTTTGCCAAGCCTCAATCCCTGGACCTGTTGCGCTCTCTTATTCCGACTGTCGATGTCGTGGTGGAGAACTACGGGCCCGGAGTTCTCGAGAAGCGGAGCTTGGACTACGCGGCCCTCAAGAAAATCCATCCCCAAATCATCATGGCCTCGATCTCGGCCTTTGGCCGCCACAGTCCGCTGTCGCACCGGGTTGGCTACGATCTGATCGCCCAGGCGTTTTCCGGCATTATGCACATGACCGGAGAACCGAGCGGACCGCCGCAGTTTGTCGGGCTCGGGATGGCCGATGTCAGCAGCGGGGTGCACGCCTTTGCCGCCCTCGGCTATGCCCTGTACTACCGGGACAAGACGGGGGTCGGACAACACATTGATCTGGCCATGATTGACGCCCTGTACCATATGCATGAGGTCAATCTCCAGGTGCATAGCCTGAGCGATGGTGCCTATGTGCCGGAACGCACCGGCGCCCATCATCCGCTGGTGTGTCCGGTCGGGACCTTCAAGGGGCCCCAGGGCTGGATTGTGATTCTGGTGCTGGACCGTCAGTGGGAGAATCTGTGCAAGGCCATGGGCCAGCCCGAGCTGATCAACGATCCGCACTTTGCCACCGGACCCGACCGGGCGACTAACCAGAAAGCGCTGATCGCCATGATCGAAGCTTGGCTGCGGAGCTTTGCCGATGACGCGGCAGCCCTGCACGTGCTGGAAGAATACCGGGTGCCGTCCGCGCCGGTGATGTCAATTGTCGATACCGTCCAGCACGAGTATTTCACAGCCCGCGACATGGTCCGGACCGTGCCCGACCCCATCCTGGGAGAACTCACCATTCCCGGCTTTCCGCTGAAATATTCGGAGTTCCCGGAGCTGCCCGACCTGCACGCTCCGCTGCTCGGTCAGCACAACGCGACCGTGCTGCACGACCAGCTCGGCTATTCCCCGAGTCAGATCGCCGCCCTGGAAGACGCCGGGGTGCTGCATGCCGGGGACACCTAG
- the holA gene encoding DNA polymerase III subunit delta produces the protein MAAPRFSRPEDVLSRLSKEPIAALYLFHGDEAYLIDRAVDQVRGRLPRDTLVQTFYAGQDPVEAVLDAWGVPSLFAPQTLVILRSAEQLRDEERERLGKEAEFRDAGQPLVVCAHGRLELNRKFFSRCAKTGFAAEFRRPFANQIPVWAQRLARERKLRLSDEAAQLLSELIGPDLLALSTELDKVATFVFPDTDIDARAVESCTGNIHQHEAFELADALGRRDQKKALGLLRQVLSDERRALPVLHTLVGHFRRLWQLHDAQAQGLPETHMERALGLRGQRLRRLSNQSRLYSVPDLRRVVHRAAALDRRLKSARTPVGVLFDALVLDICARPR, from the coding sequence ATGGCAGCCCCGCGTTTCTCCCGCCCGGAAGACGTGCTCTCCCGCCTGAGCAAGGAGCCGATTGCCGCCCTGTATCTGTTTCATGGTGATGAGGCCTACCTGATCGACCGGGCGGTCGATCAGGTCCGTGGCCGTCTGCCCCGGGATACGCTGGTCCAGACCTTCTATGCCGGGCAAGACCCGGTCGAGGCGGTGCTGGACGCCTGGGGGGTGCCCTCCCTGTTTGCTCCCCAGACCCTGGTGATCCTGCGTAGCGCCGAGCAACTCAGAGACGAGGAGCGTGAGCGGCTGGGCAAAGAGGCCGAATTCCGGGATGCCGGTCAACCCCTGGTCGTGTGCGCCCATGGTCGGCTGGAGTTGAACCGGAAATTTTTTTCGCGGTGTGCAAAAACGGGCTTCGCCGCCGAATTTCGGCGGCCCTTTGCCAATCAGATCCCAGTCTGGGCGCAGCGCCTTGCCCGCGAACGGAAGCTGCGGCTGAGCGATGAGGCCGCGCAGCTGCTGTCCGAACTGATCGGTCCGGATCTCCTGGCGCTGTCCACCGAACTGGATAAGGTAGCGACCTTTGTCTTTCCCGACACCGATATTGACGCCCGGGCGGTGGAGAGCTGCACCGGCAACATTCACCAGCACGAGGCGTTTGAATTGGCGGATGCCCTGGGGCGGCGCGATCAAAAAAAGGCCCTAGGGCTGCTGCGCCAAGTCTTGAGCGACGAGCGGCGCGCCCTGCCGGTCCTGCACACCCTGGTGGGGCATTTTCGTCGCCTGTGGCAGCTGCACGACGCCCAGGCTCAGGGGCTGCCGGAGACCCATATGGAGCGGGCGCTCGGCCTGCGCGGACAGCGCCTGCGCAGGCTGTCGAATCAGAGCCGCCTCTACTCTGTGCCGGACCTGCGCCGGGTTGTGCACCGGGCGGCCGCGCTCGACCGGCGGCTCAAGTCGGCTCGAACCCCGGTCGGGGTCCTGTTTGACGCCCTTGTTTTAGACATCTGCGCGCGGCCACGGTGA
- a CDS encoding 5-formyltetrahydrofolate cyclo-ligase yields MAGADPPALVDAKKRLRRLLRQRRRALSPQQVDEKSRRICDRLQTFAPFEAAVRLVLYAADDKEVQTEAVWAAAQSKAVYYPRVSLDRTRLEFVRRYPHDRLVAGLFGIPVPPGNERLAPGQGGHTLVLTPGLGFDAEGRRLGRGKGYYDRAFGRVLVGALRVGVVYDCQVVDRIPGGPHDEGVDWVVTESRLIDCRAERAPHG; encoded by the coding sequence CTGGCCGGCGCTGACCCTCCCGCTCTGGTCGACGCCAAGAAACGGCTCCGTCGTCTGCTCCGTCAGCGCAGACGCGCACTCAGCCCCCAACAGGTGGACGAAAAGAGCCGGCGGATTTGTGACCGGCTCCAGACCTTTGCACCGTTTGAGGCTGCCGTAAGGCTCGTCCTGTACGCGGCGGACGACAAGGAGGTTCAGACCGAAGCCGTGTGGGCCGCCGCCCAGTCCAAAGCCGTGTACTATCCGCGCGTCAGCCTCGACCGGACCCGTCTGGAGTTTGTTCGGCGTTATCCACACGACCGGCTCGTTGCCGGTCTGTTCGGGATTCCTGTTCCCCCGGGCAATGAGCGTTTGGCGCCCGGTCAGGGCGGCCACACCCTTGTCCTGACCCCTGGCCTGGGCTTTGACGCCGAGGGCCGTCGCCTGGGCCGCGGTAAAGGCTATTATGACCGGGCCTTTGGCCGGGTGCTGGTCGGTGCGCTACGGGTCGGCGTGGTCTATGACTGTCAGGTTGTGGACCGCATTCCCGGCGGCCCGCACGATGAAGGGGTCGATTGGGTTGTCACCGAGAGCCGTCTGATCGACTGCCGGGCCGAGCGCGCGCCGCATGGCTGA
- a CDS encoding MaoC family dehydratase N-terminal domain-containing protein produces the protein MAPDRKTLIGKVFEPVTYTIREEDIRDYLPVAGEDDQAFHSEAESRAAGYGGWVIPPSFGPYVAVISMLRSFDWQKDFFMDYKKDTAMFGEQELEYQRPLYVGETLTVQGRVSDVYEKQGKRAFDVIWVSFAARDESGATAFSGAQSYLVFK, from the coding sequence ATGGCGCCCGACCGCAAGACACTGATCGGCAAGGTCTTCGAGCCGGTCACATACACCATCCGTGAGGAAGATATCCGGGACTACCTGCCGGTGGCCGGTGAGGACGATCAGGCCTTCCACAGCGAGGCCGAGTCGCGGGCGGCCGGCTACGGCGGCTGGGTGATTCCGCCGTCTTTCGGGCCGTATGTGGCCGTTATCAGCATGCTGCGCTCATTCGACTGGCAAAAAGACTTTTTCATGGACTACAAGAAAGACACCGCCATGTTCGGTGAGCAGGAACTGGAGTACCAGCGACCGCTGTACGTGGGTGAGACTTTGACCGTCCAGGGTCGGGTGTCCGACGTGTATGAGAAACAGGGCAAACGCGCCTTTGACGTGATATGGGTGTCGTTTGCCGCTCGGGACGAATCCGGCGCCACGGCCTTCAGCGGCGCCCAGTCGTATCTGGTCTTCAAGTGA
- a CDS encoding nuclear transport factor 2 family protein, with amino-acid sequence MGAAENKKLMQEMFEELGKGNGDAFLGNMADDVQFTIIGSTKYSGTFDGKKELVEKLLAPLSAQLEGGITLTPENFIADGDTVAMQAKGKSTTKEGKSYDNTYCQVFTFQDGKVQRVTEYLDTELVTEVFGK; translated from the coding sequence ATGGGCGCAGCAGAGAACAAAAAACTGATGCAGGAGATGTTCGAGGAGTTGGGGAAGGGCAATGGTGATGCCTTTCTCGGCAATATGGCCGATGACGTGCAGTTCACGATTATCGGCTCAACCAAGTACTCCGGGACCTTCGACGGCAAAAAAGAGCTGGTGGAAAAGCTCTTGGCGCCTCTTAGCGCCCAACTCGAAGGCGGGATTACCCTTACACCGGAAAACTTCATTGCCGATGGTGATACCGTGGCCATGCAGGCCAAGGGTAAATCCACGACCAAAGAGGGCAAATCGTACGATAATACCTACTGTCAGGTGTTCACATTTCAGGACGGGAAAGTCCAGCGGGTGACCGAGTATCTGGACACCGAGCTGGTGACCGAGGTGTTTGGCAAGTAG
- a CDS encoding tetratricopeptide repeat protein yields MPSRARERFAELVSGSEADLNLAEAALLIAQEEQPELDVAAYLGRLDALADSVRSRLSEAPSFADIIQALNTVLFEDEGLSGNQTDYHDPRNSFLNEVLDRKLGIPITLSLVYIEVGNRLGVPLVGVGFPGHFVVKYDGPDGETVLDPFQAGSRVSQTQMEDKLRAMYGPDNPFVGQLPKLLAAVGKKDMLLRMLRNLKQIYTQKEDFARALSVVERILLLAPDHPVEVRDRGAIHHRMGHQQLAVRDFQRYLQLAPKADDARAVRAVMVRTMAQLN; encoded by the coding sequence ATGCCCTCACGCGCCCGCGAACGTTTCGCCGAACTCGTCTCCGGTTCGGAAGCCGACCTGAACTTGGCCGAAGCGGCCCTGCTGATTGCCCAGGAGGAACAGCCCGAGCTTGATGTGGCGGCCTACCTCGGCCGTCTGGACGCGCTGGCCGACAGCGTCCGCTCACGTCTGTCCGAAGCCCCGAGCTTTGCCGACATCATCCAGGCCCTGAACACGGTCCTGTTTGAGGACGAGGGCCTGTCCGGCAACCAGACCGACTACCACGACCCGCGCAACAGCTTTCTCAACGAAGTCCTCGACCGCAAGCTCGGCATTCCGATTACGCTCTCGCTGGTCTACATTGAGGTTGGCAACCGCCTGGGCGTGCCACTGGTCGGGGTCGGCTTTCCCGGCCATTTCGTGGTCAAATACGACGGCCCGGACGGCGAAACCGTCCTCGACCCCTTCCAGGCCGGCAGCCGGGTCAGCCAAACGCAAATGGAAGACAAGCTGCGGGCCATGTACGGCCCCGACAACCCGTTCGTCGGTCAGCTGCCCAAGCTTCTCGCCGCAGTCGGCAAAAAAGACATGCTGCTGCGCATGCTGCGCAATCTGAAACAGATCTACACCCAGAAAGAGGACTTTGCGCGAGCCCTGAGCGTGGTGGAACGCATCCTGCTGCTAGCGCCCGACCATCCGGTCGAGGTTCGCGACCGGGGCGCCATCCACCACCGCATGGGTCACCAGCAGCTGGCGGTGCGCGACTTCCAGCGCTACTTGCAGCTGGCGCCCAAAGCCGACGATGCCAGGGCGGTGCGGGCGGTCATGGTTCGGACCATGGCCCAGCTCAACTAG
- a CDS encoding (deoxy)nucleoside triphosphate pyrophosphohydrolase codes for MAVRVSVGVLTCGSRILICQRKAAAQHGLKWEFPGGKAETGEDAAACLRRELREELGVEATIGTLMLRKRYTYPDGRCVALSFFHVPAYTGVASNRVFADMVWVEPRRLPGYDFLAGDRDFIIALAGGAWQELFARPGPPSGRQP; via the coding sequence ATGGCGGTACGCGTGTCGGTCGGCGTGCTGACCTGTGGCTCACGGATATTGATCTGCCAGCGCAAAGCCGCTGCGCAGCACGGGCTCAAGTGGGAATTTCCCGGCGGCAAGGCCGAGACCGGCGAGGATGCCGCAGCCTGCCTGCGACGCGAACTGCGCGAAGAACTCGGCGTCGAGGCCACAATCGGCACGCTGATGCTGCGCAAACGGTACACCTATCCCGACGGACGTTGCGTCGCCCTGAGCTTCTTTCATGTCCCGGCATACACCGGGGTCGCGTCCAACCGGGTCTTTGCAGACATGGTCTGGGTCGAACCCCGGCGGCTGCCCGGCTACGACTTCCTGGCCGGCGACCGCGATTTTATCATTGCCCTGGCCGGGGGAGCCTGGCAGGAGCTGTTTGCCCGGCCTGGCCCGCCGTCTGGTCGGCAGCCCTGA
- a CDS encoding AI-2E family transporter: MNRQQLFAAFFFAAFVFLLFQLYALFATFLVPLVWTVILVLTFYPLYSLVLSLCRGRRTLAALGMTLFVVLLVAIPVVFFSGVLAREVADFYRQVRYVVGSGELQQLLAGWRDTALGQLWQKWGPQAEAFDIDLPGLALTGANAVSQYILEQLRNVAQNVFRFIFGFVVMSFSLFFLFRDGEGWYHTIRDLLPMAPDHKEAIFIRLYDTVSAVVQGMVATAVTQGALAGIGFWAVGLSFSFSLACLSAFFAMLPIGGAAAVWLPCAGYLAISGLWGQAIGLLLYGTFVISMVDNFLKPFIIGGRAKLPTVFLFFGILGGLQAYGFLGMFLGPVVLGTILAFVEIYRQEYAQQPARP, encoded by the coding sequence GTGAATCGCCAACAGCTGTTTGCCGCGTTTTTCTTCGCCGCCTTTGTCTTTCTCCTGTTTCAGCTGTACGCCCTGTTTGCGACTTTCCTCGTGCCGCTGGTGTGGACCGTCATTCTGGTCCTGACCTTTTATCCCCTGTACAGCCTGGTCTTGAGTCTGTGTCGGGGCCGACGCACCCTGGCCGCGCTGGGCATGACGCTGTTTGTCGTCCTGCTGGTTGCGATCCCGGTGGTGTTTTTCTCCGGTGTCCTGGCCCGGGAGGTGGCCGACTTTTATCGTCAAGTCCGGTATGTGGTCGGCTCGGGCGAACTCCAACAGCTGCTGGCGGGCTGGCGCGACACCGCTCTCGGCCAGCTGTGGCAAAAATGGGGACCCCAGGCCGAAGCCTTTGATATAGACCTGCCGGGCCTGGCCCTGACGGGCGCCAACGCCGTGAGTCAGTACATCCTGGAACAGCTCAGGAACGTTGCCCAAAACGTGTTCCGCTTCATCTTCGGCTTTGTGGTGATGAGTTTCAGCCTGTTTTTTCTGTTCCGGGACGGCGAGGGATGGTATCACACCATCCGCGACCTGCTGCCGATGGCACCAGACCATAAGGAGGCGATTTTCATCCGCCTGTACGACACCGTGTCCGCAGTGGTCCAGGGCATGGTCGCCACCGCCGTCACCCAGGGCGCGCTGGCCGGGATTGGATTCTGGGCCGTGGGTCTGTCGTTCAGCTTTTCTCTGGCCTGTCTGTCGGCCTTTTTTGCCATGCTGCCAATAGGCGGGGCGGCGGCCGTGTGGCTGCCCTGCGCGGGCTATCTGGCCATCTCCGGCCTGTGGGGCCAGGCAATCGGTCTGCTGCTGTACGGCACCTTTGTCATCAGCATGGTGGATAATTTTCTGAAGCCCTTCATCATCGGCGGACGGGCCAAGCTGCCAACCGTGTTTCTGTTCTTCGGCATTCTGGGCGGGCTGCAAGCCTACGGGTTTCTGGGGATGTTCCTCGGGCCGGTCGTCCTCGGCACGATTCTGGCCTTTGTCGAAATCTACCGCCAGGAGTACGCCCAACAGCCGGCTAGACCTTGA
- a CDS encoding YchF family ATPase, producing the protein MKVGLVGFARCGKTTIFNALTGMSAEVGGFETKPEAAIAVIKVPDPRVDALAEIVEPERTKYAEVSFLDFPPSAERKAALDIRSLAQMRELEALAQVVRAFADPMATTPTDPLRDLRGFHTELLLADMGVIEKRLERLRKEHSREREQALLEKCYRVLEEEKPLRGETFLPEEQLVLSGFAFLSHKPLLVVYNVEESELHNPLPAEVAAYAEDNGLCIIPVCGQVEMEIAQLEEDERALFLDDLGVAESARDRFIRSAYEALSLMSFFTAGPSEARAWTISRGTTAVRAAGKIHSDMERGFIRAEVIAYGEYIAHRGETGCREAGKMRLEGKDYVVRDGDVIHFRFKV; encoded by the coding sequence ATGAAAGTCGGACTCGTTGGATTTGCCCGGTGTGGGAAAACGACGATCTTCAATGCCCTGACCGGCATGAGTGCCGAGGTCGGCGGTTTTGAGACAAAGCCCGAGGCGGCCATCGCCGTTATCAAAGTCCCCGACCCGCGGGTCGATGCGCTGGCCGAAATCGTCGAGCCGGAGCGCACAAAATACGCCGAGGTCAGCTTTCTCGATTTTCCGCCCTCGGCGGAAAGAAAGGCTGCGCTCGATATCCGCTCGCTGGCCCAGATGCGCGAGCTTGAAGCCCTGGCCCAGGTCGTGCGGGCCTTTGCCGACCCTATGGCGACCACGCCGACCGATCCCCTGCGCGATTTGCGCGGCTTTCACACCGAGCTGCTCCTGGCCGATATGGGCGTGATTGAGAAACGCCTCGAACGCCTGCGCAAAGAGCACAGCCGGGAACGTGAGCAGGCATTGCTGGAAAAGTGCTACCGCGTCCTGGAGGAAGAGAAACCGCTGCGCGGCGAGACGTTTCTGCCCGAAGAGCAGCTCGTCCTGTCCGGCTTTGCCTTTCTCAGCCATAAGCCGCTGTTAGTGGTCTACAACGTCGAGGAGAGCGAGCTGCATAATCCTCTGCCGGCCGAGGTGGCCGCCTATGCCGAAGACAACGGTCTGTGCATCATTCCTGTGTGCGGTCAGGTTGAGATGGAGATCGCCCAGCTTGAGGAGGACGAACGCGCCCTGTTTCTGGATGATTTAGGGGTAGCCGAGTCGGCCCGTGACCGTTTTATCCGGTCGGCCTATGAGGCGCTCAGCCTGATGAGCTTTTTTACCGCCGGGCCAAGCGAAGCCCGGGCCTGGACCATCAGCCGGGGGACGACCGCAGTCAGGGCCGCGGGCAAGATTCACTCCGATATGGAACGCGGCTTCATTCGGGCCGAGGTCATCGCCTACGGCGAGTATATTGCCCACCGGGGCGAGACCGGCTGCCGCGAGGCCGGCAAGATGCGCCTGGAGGGCAAGGACTACGTGGTGCGCGACGGCGACGTGATCCACTTTCGGTTCAAGGTCTAG
- a CDS encoding DsbA family protein, translated as MSKVIIPVYYDFASSLCYVAKKVMEQLDGQLDIELLWKGVQIARRHDGWKNGEMIGDEARGKIFRVAGETGVELRVPERWLDSAAALEGAEFARERSTFAAYHHSLFSAIYEAGRDIGDRDTLLELVEDLGLPVAEFEHAVRAGTFTQRVKDTEAEATTFGVVGYPTFMLGEFPLIGIQPAETMRMMIQRYIDKSREQVSH; from the coding sequence ATGTCCAAGGTCATCATTCCCGTCTATTACGACTTTGCCTCGTCCCTGTGTTATGTGGCCAAAAAGGTCATGGAACAGCTCGACGGCCAGCTCGATATTGAGCTGCTGTGGAAGGGCGTCCAGATCGCACGCCGCCACGACGGCTGGAAAAACGGCGAAATGATCGGCGACGAGGCCAGGGGCAAAATTTTCCGGGTGGCCGGCGAGACCGGGGTCGAGCTGCGGGTGCCGGAGCGCTGGCTCGACTCGGCCGCCGCCCTCGAAGGCGCCGAGTTTGCCCGGGAGCGGAGCACGTTTGCCGCCTATCACCATAGCCTGTTCAGCGCGATCTACGAGGCCGGTCGGGACATTGGTGATCGGGACACCTTGCTGGAACTGGTCGAAGACCTGGGGCTTCCGGTAGCCGAATTTGAGCACGCCGTGCGAGCCGGCACCTTCACCCAGCGGGTCAAAGACACCGAGGCCGAGGCGACGACCTTCGGCGTTGTCGGCTATCCGACCTTCATGCTGGGCGAGTTCCCGCTGATCGGCATTCAGCCGGCCGAGACCATGCGGATGATGATTCAGCGCTATATCGACAAGTCCCGGGAGCAGGTGTCACACTGA
- a CDS encoding CoA transferase yields MAMDQALAGFRVLDLSRILAGPLCGMVLGDLGAEVIKVERPGSGDDTRAWGPPFAGGESAYYLCANRNKKSLTVNLKSSQGQELIRRLATLSDVLIENYKVGELDRLGIGYAQLSRLNPGLVFCSITGYGQTGPDKELPGYDFIIQGRGGVMSITGEPDGEPMKVGVAIADVTAGLYAANAIQAALLARSRTGQGQAIDIALLDTQVTWLANVASNYLVSGQRPGRFGNGHPTIVPYQSFHSRDGIFCLAVGNDGQWRRLCRLLGTAWADDARFATNPARVEHRDSLIPLLQDAFSGRDTGYWLGALREAGIPCGPVQTIDEVFGDPQVVARDMVWDAPHPSAGQVRLAASPLKLSATPVAYRLPPPLLGEHSEEILTELLGYSPPEVERLRADGVV; encoded by the coding sequence ATGGCGATGGATCAGGCGCTGGCAGGTTTTCGGGTTCTCGATCTGTCCCGGATTCTGGCCGGCCCGCTGTGCGGCATGGTCCTGGGCGACCTGGGGGCCGAGGTCATCAAGGTTGAGCGGCCGGGCAGCGGGGACGATACGCGGGCCTGGGGGCCGCCGTTTGCGGGCGGCGAGAGCGCCTATTATCTGTGTGCCAACCGCAATAAAAAGAGCCTGACTGTCAACCTCAAATCGTCCCAGGGCCAGGAGTTGATCCGCCGGCTGGCGACCCTCAGCGACGTGTTGATCGAGAACTACAAGGTCGGCGAGCTTGACCGGCTGGGCATCGGCTACGCCCAGCTGAGCAGGCTCAACCCGGGGCTGGTGTTCTGTTCGATCACCGGCTACGGCCAGACCGGGCCGGACAAGGAGCTGCCCGGCTATGATTTCATTATCCAGGGCCGGGGCGGGGTGATGAGTATTACCGGCGAGCCCGACGGTGAGCCGATGAAGGTCGGGGTGGCGATCGCCGACGTGACGGCCGGGCTGTACGCCGCCAACGCCATTCAGGCTGCGCTGCTGGCCCGCTCGCGGACCGGGCAGGGCCAGGCGATTGATATTGCGCTGCTCGATACACAGGTGACCTGGCTGGCCAATGTGGCCAGCAACTACCTGGTCTCCGGCCAACGGCCGGGCCGGTTCGGGAACGGCCATCCGACAATCGTGCCCTACCAGTCCTTTCACTCCCGGGACGGCATCTTCTGCCTGGCCGTGGGCAATGACGGGCAGTGGCGGAGACTGTGCCGCCTGCTGGGGACCGCTTGGGCCGACGACGCGCGCTTTGCGACCAATCCGGCCCGGGTCGAACATCGGGACAGCCTGATTCCGCTGTTGCAAGACGCCTTCTCCGGCCGCGACACCGGCTATTGGCTGGGCGCGCTACGTGAGGCCGGCATCCCGTGCGGGCCGGTGCAGACCATAGACGAGGTGTTTGGCGACCCGCAGGTGGTCGCCCGAGACATGGTCTGGGACGCCCCGCATCCGAGCGCGGGCCAGGTCCGGCTGGCCGCCTCGCCGCTCAAGCTGTCGGCCACGCCGGTCGCCTACCGCCTGCCACCACCCCTGCTGGGAGAGCATAGCGAAGAGATTCTGACCGAACTGCTGGGCTATTCGCCGCCCGAGGTCGAACGACTACGGGCCGACGGGGTGGTGTGA
- a CDS encoding amidohydrolase has protein sequence MFRTSSLPYDGAIDADGHINEPADLWENYLESQYLDRAIRIRPGPDGLDHLELNGQRSRYFDAEILARGRSMGNDAQEREQVRRTPYADSVPFGGNKPQERLELLDRENLTKALIYPTLSLEWEAEVTDPELALAYCRAYNRWVVDFCSDSGGRLIPIAHITLADGQAAARELERAVKAGAKGAFVAPYTLTDKAHAHPDHDPLWAAAQDLGVPIGIHPVAEPPKRRVFQRFREMYKWGEWWVDLLGAQGPQQAFLGLFQYGLFDRFPELKIIILESGASWIGHLLDRMDAAYKTALGDSVRLKELPSLYFQRQCWISADPDEKSVRYMMEYIGSDKFFWASDFPHDDHTCDYIKDLAELVAPMSEQSRTNFLGANVARVYGLS, from the coding sequence ATGTTTCGGACTTCGTCGCTGCCCTATGACGGGGCTATTGATGCCGATGGCCATATCAACGAGCCGGCCGATCTGTGGGAAAACTATCTGGAGTCGCAGTACCTGGACCGGGCGATTCGGATTCGGCCCGGCCCGGACGGACTCGACCATCTGGAGCTGAACGGGCAGCGCTCGCGTTACTTTGACGCCGAAATTCTGGCCCGCGGACGCAGTATGGGCAACGACGCCCAGGAGCGTGAGCAGGTCAGACGCACGCCTTACGCCGACAGCGTGCCGTTTGGCGGCAATAAGCCCCAGGAACGGCTCGAACTGCTCGACCGCGAGAACCTGACCAAGGCGCTGATCTATCCGACGCTGTCGCTTGAGTGGGAAGCCGAAGTCACCGATCCTGAGTTGGCCCTGGCCTACTGCCGGGCCTACAACCGCTGGGTGGTGGATTTCTGTTCGGACTCGGGCGGCCGTCTGATTCCGATCGCCCATATCACGCTGGCCGACGGACAGGCCGCCGCCCGGGAGCTGGAGCGGGCCGTCAAGGCCGGGGCCAAGGGCGCTTTTGTGGCGCCGTATACGCTGACCGATAAGGCTCACGCCCACCCCGATCACGACCCGTTGTGGGCTGCGGCCCAGGACCTCGGCGTGCCGATCGGCATTCACCCGGTTGCCGAGCCGCCCAAACGGCGGGTCTTTCAGCGTTTCCGCGAGATGTACAAATGGGGTGAATGGTGGGTCGATCTGCTGGGCGCTCAGGGCCCCCAGCAGGCCTTCCTGGGCTTGTTCCAGTACGGCCTGTTTGACCGCTTTCCCGAGCTGAAGATTATCATCCTGGAATCCGGGGCGAGCTGGATCGGCCATCTGCTCGACCGCATGGACGCCGCGTATAAGACCGCCCTGGGCGACAGCGTGCGGCTCAAGGAACTGCCGAGCTTGTATTTCCAGCGCCAGTGCTGGATCTCGGCCGACCCAGACGAAAAATCGGTCCGCTACATGATGGAGTATATCGGCTCGGACAAGTTCTTCTGGGCCAGCGACTTCCCGCACGATGACCACACCTGCGACTATATCAAAGACCTGGCCGAGCTGGTGGCCCCGATGTCTGAACAGAGCCGCACAAACTTTCTGGGGGCTAACGTCGCCCGGGTGTATGGCCTGTCCTGA